A genomic window from Fusarium falciforme chromosome 2, complete sequence includes:
- a CDS encoding Phosphoribosylformylglycinamidine synthase, which produces MYHVLVGESCYTASEVQKLVQRINDQSPVKVAKLTGSWQYYVDLETEDAAVLASIKKILEAIEQPADASATENNGNSVDIYVTPRNVSPWSSKATSIALVCDLKTVNRIERGRVIHIEFEDTYNGEQDLVFRDVVHDRMTEFFSLSPPVLDTMFAHGIRHPLEVVDIFSDERGPLAALQEHNKKAGLGLDEPNMEYLVKQYTALGRSPNDVELFMFAQVNSEHCRHHVFNASWTIDGVSQENSLFGMIKNTHKSNPEYVISAYSDNAAVLSGDEGNYWAPDYSTGSWKLTREVVQPLIKVETHNHPTAISPFPGAATGSGGEIRDEGAVGRGSSPKAGLCGFWVSDLLIPGSKKPWEVDIGRPSHYASSLDIMLEAPIGSARFNNEFGRPALTGTFRTLLTNEAESEAPEYRGYHKPIMIAGGIGSVRPQHALKEEAHVEEGAHVIVLGGPAMLIGLGGGAASSNTGSEATADLDFDSVQRGNPEMERRAQMVINTCVALGPESPIAFIHDVGAGGLSNALPELVKDAGFGGKFELRQVESADNSMSPLQIWCNESQERYVLLVNREGLNRFTSICRRERCGFSVVGSAVTKDENGVTKLILTDREPTVDPPIDPINLPMDVLFPPGRRISKDVQRVQKNLRPFDAVKSLTEQCGSSDLTEMVTKATELVFNLPSVGSKSFLITIGDRTVGGLSVRDQLVGPWQTPVADVAVTLTSFSIDDKKRRGEAMAMGEKPTLALISAAASARMAVVESLMNLGAADIKPGPVNGDLKRVKLSANWMAAVGHPGEGAALYEAVQAIGMELCPELGVSIPVGKDSLSMKASWKDKETSESKTVTAPVSLVISAFSLVEDVRSTWTPQLRRVEEVGESVLVFVDLAQGFRAMGGSALAQTLGQIGNEAPDVRDVQIIRDFFDALWQLHQEDIVLAYHDRSDGGLLTTVAEMMFAGRCGADISLDDLAESEDKVLDTLFNEELGAVFQIRRGDETKFKRCFATCGPPHGLIKTIGYVRPTSKQSLLVKYRSKTIVDLERAKIQQWWTSTSYEMQKLRDNPDCAQSEFDAIQDSRDPGLHYKLKFDPADVSLPTFTNLKSLVFKPRVAILREQGVNGHAEMAFAFRAAGFDAVDVHMSDILDGFSLDGFRGLAACGGFSYGDVLGAGNGWAQSILMHDGARKTFEAFFKRPDTFSFGVCNGCQMLTRLKELIPGAEHWPTFVENASSQFEGRFSMVTINDKSDNSVFFNGMNGSSFPIVVSHGEGRAQFSSANDIGSVNDHGLIPLRYVDNYGSVTERYPFNPNGSPQGIAGVKSKDGRVVAMMPHPERTIMADVGSWKPDNQLEEWGQFGPWFQLFLNARKWVG; this is translated from the exons ATGTACCACGTGCTGGTCGGCGAGTCGTGCTACACGGCTTCTGAGGTTCAGAAGCTCGTGCAGCGCATCAACGATCAGAGCCCCGTCAAGGTCGCCAAGCTCACGGGCTCGTGGCAGTACTACGTCGACCTCGAGACCGAGGATGCCGCCGTCCTCGCcagcatcaagaagatcCTCGAGGCCATTGAGCAGCCCGCTGACGCTTCCGCGACCGAGAACAATGGCAATTCCGTCGACATCTACGTTACCCCCCGAAACGTCTCGCCATGGAGCTCCAAGGCCACCAGCATCGCTCTTGTCTGCGACCTGAAGACCGTCAACCGTATCGAGCGAGGCCGCGTCATTCACATCGAATTCGAGGATACATACAATGGAGAGCAGGATTTGGTGTTCCGAGATGTTGTCCATGACCGTATGACTGAGTTCTTCAGTCTTTCGCCCCCGGTCCTTGACACCATGTTCGCTCACGGCATCCGACATCCCCTTGAGGTGGTTGACATCTTTTCCGATGAGCGAGGCCCACTGGCTGCTCTCCAGGAGCACAACAAGAAGGCCGGACTTGGGCTTGACGAACCCAACATGGAGTACTTGGTCAAGCAGTACACTGCTCTCGGCCGCTCTCCC AACGACGTTGAGCTCTTCATGTTTGCCCAAGTCAACTCTGAGCACTGCAGACACCACGTTTTCAATGCTTCGTGGACCATTGATGGTGTCAGCCAGGAGAACAGCTTGTTTGGCATGATCAAGAACACCCACAAGTCGAACCCCGAATATGTCATCAGCGCTTATTCCGACAACGCCGCTGT CTTGTCTGGTGACGAGGGCAACTACTGGGCTCCTGACTACTCGACTGGAAGCTGGAAGCTCACCCGCGAGGTTGTTCAGCCCCTGATCAAGGTTGAAACTCACAACCACCCCACTGCTATCTCTCCTTTCCCCGGTGCCGCAACTGGTAGTGGTGGTGAGATCCGTGATGAGGGTGCTGTCGGACGGGGCTCTTCCCCTAAGGCTGGTCTCTGCGGTTTCTGGGTGTCTGATCTCTTGATTCCTGGTAGCAAGAAGCCTTGGGAGGTTGATATTGGACGACCTTCCCACTACGCCTCCAGTCTTGACATTATGCTGGAAGCCCCCATTGGCTCCGCTCGGTTCAACAACGAATTCGGACGTCCTGCCCTGACCGGAACCTTCAGGACTCTGCTCACCAACGAGGCCGAGTCTGAGGCCCCTGAGTACAGGGGCTACCACAAGCCCATCATGATTGCTGGTGGTATCGGCAGTGTCCGACCCCAGCACGctctcaaggaggaggcccaCGTCGAAGAGGGTGCGCACGTTATCGTTCTTGGTGGCCCTGCCATGTTGATCGGCCTTGGAGGTGGTGCTGCCTCCTCCAACACCGGCTCTGAGGCTACCGCCGACCTCGACTTTGACAGTGTGCAACGTGGAAACCCCGAGATGGAGCGACGCGCCCAGATGGTCATCAACACTTGTGTTGCTCTTGGCCCAGAGAGCCCCATCGCTTTCATCCATGACGTTGGTGCTGGTGGTCTCTCCAACGCTCTCCCTGAGCTCGTTAAGGATGCCGGTTTCGGAGGCAAGTTCGAGCTTCGACAAGTCGAAAGTGCCGACAACTCCATGTCCCCTCTCCAGATTTGGTGCAACGAGTCTCAGGAGCGATACGTTCTTCTCGTCAACCGGGAAGGCCTCAACCGCTTCACGAGCATCTGCCGACGAGAGCGGTGTGGCTTCTCCGTCGTCGGATCGGCCGTTACCAAGGATGAGAACGGTGTGACCAAGCTTATCCTGACCGACCGTGAGCCTACGGTCGACCCTCCCATTGATCCCATCAACCTTCCCATGGACGTTCTGTTCCCTCCTGGACGAAGAATCTCCAAGGACGTTCAGCGAGTTCAGAAGAACCTCCGTCCGTTCGATGCCGTCAAGAGCCTCACTGAGCAGTGTGGCAGCTCTGACCTGACTGAGATGGTTACCAAGGCTACTGAGCTGGTCTTCAATCTTCCCTCCGTTGGCTCCAAGAGCTTCCTCATCACTATCGGCGACCGAACCGTTGGTGGCCTGTCCGTCCGCGACCAGCTTGTTGGCCCCTGGCAGACTCCCGTGGCCGATGTCGCTGTGACTCTCACCAGCTTCAGTATTGATGACAAGAAGCGACGCGGAGAGGCCATGGCAATGGGTGAGAAGCCTACTCTTGCTCTTATCTCGGCCGCTGCCTCGGCTCGCATGGCTGTCGTTGAGAGTTTGATGAACCTGGGTGCCGCCGACATCAAGCCTGGCCCTGTCAACGGTGACCTCAAGCGCGTCAAGCTTTCTGCCAACTGGATGGCCGCTGTTGGTCACCCCGGTGAGGGTGCTGCCCTCTACGAAGCTGTCCAGGCCATCGGCATGGAGCTTTGCCCCGAGCTTGGTGTATCCATTCCTGTTGGCAAGGACTCTCTGTCCATGAAGGCTTCCtggaaggacaaggagacttCTGAGTCCAAGACTGTTACCGCTCCTGTGTCTCTGGTCATCTCCGCCTTCAGTCTTGTTGAGGATGTCCGCAGCACGTGGACTCCTCAGCTTCGTCGGGTTGAGGAGGTCGGCGAGTCCGTCCTCGTCTTTGTGGATCTCGCTCAGGGCTTCCGTGCTATGGGTGGCTCTGCTCTCGCCCAGACTCTTGGCCAGATCGGCAACGAGGCTCCTGATGTCCGCGATGTCCAGATCATCCGTGACTTCTTTGACGCCTTGTGGCAGCTCCATCAG GAGGATATTGTTCTCGCCTATCACGACCGATCCGATGGTGGTCTGCTCACCACTGTCGCCGAAATGATGTTTGCCGGTCGATGCGGTGCTGACATCTCTCTCGACGACCTTGCCGAGTCTGAGGACAAGGTGCTCGACACTCTGTTCAACGAGGAGCTGGGTGCCGTCTTCCAGATCCGTCGCGGCGACGAGACCAAGTTCAAGAGGTGCTTTGCCACTTGTGGCCCCCCTCACGGTTTGATCAAGACCATTGGTTACGTCCGACCTACTTCCAAGCAGTCTCTCCTTGTCAAGTACAGGTCCAAGACTATTGTCGACCTCGAGCGCGCCAAGATCCAGCAGTGGTGGACCAGCACCTCGTACGAGATGCAGAAGCTGCGTGACAACCCCGACTGCGCCCAGTCCGAGTTTGATGCCATCCAGGACTCCAGGGACCCTGGTCTTCACTACAAGCTCAAGTTTGACCCTGCCGATGTCAGCCTCCCTACTTTCACCAACCTTaagagcttggtcttcaAGCCTAGAGTCGCCATCCTTCGAGAGCAGGGCGTCAACGGTCATGCCGAGATGGCCTTTGCCTTCCGTGCTGCTGGCTTCGATGCTGTTGATGTTCACATGTCGGATATCCTGGATGGCTTCTCCCTGGATGGGTTCCGAGGTCTTGCTGCTTGCGGTGGCTTCTCATACGG TGACGTCCTTGGCGCCGGTAACGGATGGGCCCAGTCCATCCTCATGCACGATGGTGCCCGTAAGACCTTTGAGGCCTTCTTCAAGCGACCTGACACCTTCTCCTTTGGTGTCTGCAACGGTTGCCAGATGCTGACTCGAC TCAAGGAGTTGATCCCTGGAGCTGAGCACTGGCCTACTTTTGTTGAGAACGCCAGCTCCCAATTCGAGGGCCGTTTCTCCATGGTCACCATCAACGACAAGTCGGATAACTCTGTCTTCTTCAACGGCATGAACGGCTCGTCATTCCCCATCGTCGTCTCCCATGGCGAAGGCCGAGCCCAGTTCTCGTCGGCTAACGACATTGGATCCGTCAACGATCACGGTCTCATTCCTCTCCGCTACGTCGACAACTACGGTTCCGTCACGGAAAGGTATCCCTTCAACCCCAACGGCAGCCCCCAGGGTATCGCCGGTGTGAAGAGCAAGGACGGCCGTGTGGTTGCCATGATGCCTCACCCCGAGCGTACCATCATGGCGGATGTGGGCTCTTGGAAGCCCGACAACCAGCTGGAGGAATGGGGACAGTTTGGTCCCTGGTTCCAGCTGTTCCTGAACGCGCGTAAGTGGGTTGGTTAG
- a CDS encoding HA2 domain-containing protein: MDYRDGFKVVVMSATINLEKFTQYFNTQNGFRVLAPDEVADKILQLKDLGVDEVARFYSIDPPMPEAYFRGLEELRAATAIIAKPSDLTAEENGTAMDLLRAWARSFGGGIRPSLTLTFVRVPTKPRDTALEDSAIEVGIVSVNAFNSRRIERGEPETVQPHQPYDGQTAYLGLTLNLDNEVITWYNKREGGKWASPTMVEYTVFQDKASSALLTCVNNYDSSHRRAESNVELLGGHLLPMGQHREKAIKPRRIS; the protein is encoded by the exons ATGGACTACCGCGACGGCTTCAAGGTTGTGGTAATGTCGGCCACTATCAACCTTGAGAAGTTTACTCAGTACTTCAACACCCAGAACGGCTTTCGGGTCCTTGCGCC TGACGAAGTGGCCGACAAGATCCTTCAACTGAAGGATCTAGGCGTCGACGAAGTGGCGCGGTTCTATTCCATCGACCCGCCAATGCCAGAGGCTTACTTCCGCGGGCTCGAAGAGCTGagagcagcaacagccatcatcgccaagcCCTCTGACCTCACTGCCGAGGAGAACGGTACAGCCATGGACCTTCTCCGGGCGTGGGCTCGTTCCTTCGGAGGCGGTATCCGACCCTCCCTCACCCTGACT TTTGTCAGGGTCCCAACCAAGCCTCGCGACACGGCCCTCGAGGACTCGGCGATTGAGGTTGGCATTGTTAGCGTCAACGCTTTCAACAGTCGCAGAATCGAGCGCGGCGAACCCGAAACAGTCCAGCCCCACCAACCCTACGACGGTCAAACGGCCTATCTTGGCCTTACCCTTAACCTCGACAATGAAGTGATCACCTGGTACAACAAGAGGGAGGGTGGAAAATGGGCCAGTCCCACCATGGTTGAGTACACCGTTTTCCAGGATAAGGCTAGCAGCGCCTTGCTTACTTGTGTGAACAACTATGATAGCAGCCATCGAAGAGCTGAGAGCAACGTCGAACTTCTTGGGGGCCACCTTCTACCAATGGGACAGCACCGAGAGAAGGCTATCAAACCCCGAAGAATCAGCTAA
- a CDS encoding AA-permease domain-containing protein, with protein MAEKEQIDAGNGFDLNQEASRQGENENIEYNLANSHDQLERGLKSRHIQFLALGGAIGTGLFIGSGSILTRTGPAPLFMGYLSMMALVWIIMNVLAEMVVYLPMRGITVPYFVGRFVDPSLAFAAGWNYWYAYAMLIGAEAVAAGIIIEYWEPPVSIALWIAIVLAVMLLLNIIAVSFFGEAEFWFASIKLITICGLIILGIVIFFGGGPDQDSVRGFTYWKNPGAFKEFGAKGSTGHFLAYWSAFISAGFAFITSPELIAIAAGETVAPRRNIPKAARRFIWRLAIFYGVSSLLIGVLVPYNDPKLLGATSSNASASPFVIGIQNVGIPVLNHIINAAVLTSAWSAGNSFLYSGSRVLYSMALNNQAPKWFRITNKHGVPWVAVLFTWSFGLLAFLNVSNSGATVFNWFVNISTISGFIAWIVVMITYLRFRKALIFNNLLDALPYKTPLQPYATWFVLLVISLLTLTNGFAIFLKGNWDVKSFIAAYITIPLFLALYLGHKIWFRTPICIRLQNIDVITGKREMDELAAQDVPPVPKNALEKFWFWLA; from the exons atggctgagaaggagcaAATCGACGCCGGCAATGGCTTCGACCTCAACCAAGAGGCGAGCCGCCAAGGCGAAAACGAGAACATCGAGTACAATCTCGCCAACTCGCACGACCAGCTTGAGCGAGGTCTCAAGAGTCGACACATTCAGTTCCTGGCCCTTG GTGGTGCCATCGGAACTGGTCTCTTCATCGGCTCGGGTAGCATCCTTACCCGTACTGGACCCGCCCCCCTCTTCATGGGTTACCTTTCTATGATGGCTCTTGTCTGGATCATCATGAACGTTCTTGCTGAGATGGTGGTGTACCTGCCCATGCGCGGCATCACTGTTCCCTACTTCGTCGGCCGCTTTGTCGACCCCAGTCTCGCCTTCGCCGCCGGTTGGAACTACTGGTACGCTTATGCTATGCTCATCGGAGCCGAAGCCGTCGCTGCTGGTATCATTATCGAATACTGGGAGCCTCCGGTGTCTATCGCTCTCTGGATCGCTATCGTTCTCGCCGTcatgctcctcctcaacatcatcgccGTCAGCTTCTTCGGTGAGGCCGAGTTCTGGTTCGCCAGTATCAagctcatcaccatctgcgGTCTCATCATTCTGGGTATTGTCATCTTCTTTGGAGGTGGTCCAGACCAGGATAGCGTCCGTGGTTTTACATACTGGAAGAACCCAGGAGCGTTTAAAGAGTTTGGCGCCAAGGGTTCGACTGGTCACTTCCTCGCTTACTGGAGCGCCTTTATCAGCGCCGGATTTGCTTTCATCACATCTCCCGAGCTGATCGCCATCGCTGCTGGTGAGACCGTAGCTCCTAGGCGCAACATCCCCAAGGCTGCTCGTCGTTTCATCTGGCGTCTGGCTATCTTCTACGGCGTCTCTTCCCTCCTCATCGGTGTCCTTGTCCCCTATAACGATCCCAAGCTCCTTGGCGCTACCTCTTCCAACGCCAGTGCTTCTCCCTTCGTCATTGGTATCCAGAATGTGGGAATTCCTGTCCTCAACCACATCATCAACGCCGCTGTTCTGACCTCTGCTTGGTCTGCTGGCAACTCGTTCCTCTACTCCGGTAGCCGTGTCCTCTACTCCATGGCTCTTAACAACCAGGCCCCCAAGTGGTTCCGTATCACCAACAAGCACGGCGTGCCGTGGGTCGCTGTCCTCTTCACCTGGTCGTTTGGTCTCCTGGCCTTCCTCAACGTCTCCAACTCCGGCGCGACCGTCTTCAACTGGTTTGTCAACATCTCGACCATCTCTGGCTTCATCGCCTGGATTGTCGTCATGATTACATACCTCCGCTTCCGCAAGgccctcatcttcaacaacctGCTCGATGCCCTCCCCTACAAGACTCCCCTCCAGCCTTACGCCACCTGGTTCGTCCTGCTCGTCATctccctcctcaccctcaccaaTGGTtttgccatcttcctcaagGGCAACTGGGACGTCAAGAGCTTCATTGCCGCCTACATTACCattcctctcttcctcgccctctACCTCGGCCACAAGATCTGGTTCCGCACTCCCATTTGCATCCGCCTCCAGAACATCGATGTCATTACTGGAAAGAGGGAGATGGATGAGCTCGCTGCACAGGATGTGCCCCCCGTTCCCAAGAACGCGCTCGAGAAGTTCTGGTTCTGGCTTGCTTAA